One genomic window of Gossypium hirsutum isolate 1008001.06 chromosome D11, Gossypium_hirsutum_v2.1, whole genome shotgun sequence includes the following:
- the LOC107912209 gene encoding homeobox-leucine zipper protein HAT4, producing the protein MMVGKDQDLGLSLSLSSSQNHHLLQLNLSPSLVPSSANQCYSPSDPNTESLRAETRSFLKGIDVNRQPSTVDCEEEAGVSSPNSTISSSLSGKRSEREGNNNGDELEIERASSHGISDEEDGDTSRKKLRLSKDQSAILEECFKEHNTLNPKQKLALAKQLGLRPRQVEVWFQNRRARTKLKQTEVDCEFLKRCCENLTEENRRLQKEVQELRALKLSPQFYMQMNPPTTLTMCPSCERVGVPQTASSAVDPRSHHQLVQSHQQRHITINPWAPSAPIPHRPFDALHP; encoded by the exons ATGATGGTGGGAAAAGATCAAGATCTGGGCTTAAGTCTAAGCTTGAGTTCTTCTCAAAATCATCATTTGCTTCAGTTAAATCTAAGCCCATCTCTCGTTCCATCTTCTGCTAATCAATGCTATTCTCCTTCTG ATCCAAACACGGAATCTTTACGGGCCGAGACTAGATCATTTCTTAAAGGGATTGACGTTAACAGGCAGCCATCCACGGTCGATTGTGAAGAAGAAGCCGGAGTTTCATCTCCGAACAGCACGATATCGAGTAGCCTGAGTGGGAAACGGAGCGAAAGAGAAGGTAATAACAATGGCGACGAGCTCGAGATCGAAAGAGCTTCTTCTCATGGCATCAGTGACGAAGAAGACGGTGATACTTCGAGGAAAAAACTTAGACTTTCTAAAGATCAATCTGCTATCCTCGAAGAATGTTTTAAAGAACACAACACTCTCAACCCA AAGCAAAAGTTGGCTTTGGCTAAACAACTGGGGTTACGACCAAGACAAGTTGAAGTTTGGTTCCAAAACAGAAGGGCTAG GACTAAGCTTAAGCAAACAGAGGTTGACTGTGAGTTTCTAAAAAGATGCTGTGAGAATCTGACGGAGGAAAATCGGCGGTTGCAGAAAGAAGTTCAGGAACTGAGAGCACTCAAACTCTCCCCACAGTTTTACATGCAAATGAACCCACCCACTACTCTTACCATGTGCCCCTCATGCGAGAGGGTGGGGGTCCCACAAACCGCATCATCCGCCGTTGATCCAAGATCTCATCATCAACTAGTCCAATCACACCAGCAGAGGCACATAACGATCAATCCCTGGGCCCCATCTGCTCCCATCCCTCATAGACCATTCGATGCTCTTCATCCTTGA
- the LOC107912207 gene encoding phospholipase A1-Ibeta2, chloroplastic isoform X2: protein MMIGVGLTLPAQNLNVFNTRRASFKSQKSPLNPTSRRHVSSASSTELTRETLSNLEKLLQKSNQPDPERVVKTSTSNGSIETKGKGLLEGLNLSRIWPEMKAAEEMSPRHLNRLQRLLSKTMEYSPRNNLGSRWREYHGCNDWSGLLDPLDENLRREVVRYGEFVQAAYHGFHSNPAMSTDEAPLPRHVALPDRSYKVTKSLYTTSSVGLPKWVDDLAPDLGWMTQRSSWIGYVAVCDDKREIHRMGRRDIVIALRGTATCMEWAENFRAQLDQIPESDDPTQRVERGFLSLHKTRGAHVPSLAELVVEEVQRLIEMYKGEPLSITITGHSLGAALSLLVADEISSCAPHVPPVAVFSFGGPRVVPGVFIGEKAQQQQQDNPWTYSHVGTELRVDTKMSPYLKSNVDIACCHDLEAYLHLVDGYLSSKCPFRSNAKRSLAKLLHDQGSNVKQLYTHKALSLNLERDRFSFPMPSCLPSPSQ, encoded by the exons ATGATGATCGGCGTCGGGTTGACTCTTCCGGCTCAGAACTTGAACGTCTTCAATACCAGGCGAGCAAGCTTCAAGAGCCAGAAATCACCTctaaatccaacttctcgaagacATGTTTCATCGGCATCTTCGACTGAGTTAACTCGGGAAACCCTTTCCAACCTCGAAAAGCTCCTTCAGAAATCAAACCAACCCGACCCGGAACGGGTCGTCAAAACTTCCACCAGCAACGGGTCGATCGAAACCAAAGGTAAGGGTTTACTCGAAGGGCTTAACCTGTCCCGGATTTGGCCTGAAATGAAAGCCGCCGAAGAGATGTCTCCCCGCCATTTAAATAGGCTTCAGAGGCTTTTATCCAAAACCATGGAGTATTCTCCGAGGAACAACCTCGGTTCTCGTTGGAGAGAGTACCACGGTTGCAATGATTGGTCCGGTTTGCTCGACCCTCTTGACGAGAATCTCCGGCGAGAAGTTGTTCGGTACGGTGAATTCGTTCAAGCTGCTTACCATGGTTTCCATTCGAACCCGGCCATGTCAACCGACGAGGCTCCTTTACCGAGGCACGTGGCGTTACCCGATAGGTCTTACAAGGTGACAAAGAGCCTCTACACAACCTCCTCCGTCGGGTTGCCGAAATGGGTCGACGACTTGGCTCCGGATCTCGGGTGGATGACCCAAAGGTCAAGTTGGATAGGGTATGTAGCGGTTTGCGATGATAAGAGGGAGATCCACCGCATGGGGAGGAGGGATATCGTGATTGCTTTACGTGGAACCGCTACGTGCATGGAATGGGCCGAAAATTTCCGAGCCCAACTGGATCAAATCCCCGAATCCGATGATCCGACCCAAAGGGTCGAACGCGGGTTCTTAAGCTTACATAAAACACGCGGCGCTCACGTGCCTAGCTTGGCTGAATTAGTGGTCGAAGAAGTGCAAAGGTTGATCGAAATGTACAAAGGAGAACCCCTTAGCATTACAATCACAGGGCACAGCCTTGGCGCGGCGCTATCTCTTTTAGTTGCCGACGAAATAAGCTCGTGTGCCCCTCATGTGCCGCCGGTTGCCGTGTTCTCTTTTGGAGGACCTCGAGTAG TTCCAGGTGTCTTCATCGGTGAAAAAgctcaacaacaacaacaagatAACCCATGGACATACTCTCACGTCGGAACAGAATTACGGGTTGATACTAAAATGTCACCTTATTTAAAATCGAACGTGGACATAGCATGTTGTCATGATCTGGAAGCTTACTTACATTTGGTGGACGGATACTTATCATCAAAGTGTCCATTTAGGTCGAATGCTAAACGAAGTTTAGCGAAACTACTTCATGATCAAGGATCAAACGTGAAACAATTGTATACACACAAGGCATTGAGTTTAAACCTTGAAAGGGATAGGTTTAGCTTCCCTATGCCTAGTTGTTTGCCTAGTCCATCTCAATAA
- the LOC107912207 gene encoding phospholipase A1-Ibeta2, chloroplastic isoform X1 — translation MMIGVGLTLPAQNLNVFNTRRASFKSQKSPLNPTSRRHVSSASSTELTRETLSNLEKLLQKSNQPDPERVVKTSTSNGSIETKGKGLLEGLNLSRIWPEMKAAEEMSPRHLNRLQRLLSKTMEYSPRNNLGSRWREYHGCNDWSGLLDPLDENLRREVVRYGEFVQAAYHGFHSNPAMSTDEAPLPRHVALPDRSYKVTKSLYTTSSVGLPKWVDDLAPDLGWMTQRSSWIGYVAVCDDKREIHRMGRRDIVIALRGTATCMEWAENFRAQLDQIPESDDPTQRVERGFLSLHKTRGAHVPSLAELVVEEVQRLIEMYKGEPLSITITGHSLGAALSLLVADEISSCAPHVPPVAVFSFGGPRVGNKGFVERLNKKNVKVLRIVNNQDLITKVPGVFIGEKAQQQQQDNPWTYSHVGTELRVDTKMSPYLKSNVDIACCHDLEAYLHLVDGYLSSKCPFRSNAKRSLAKLLHDQGSNVKQLYTHKALSLNLERDRFSFPMPSCLPSPSQ, via the coding sequence ATGATGATCGGCGTCGGGTTGACTCTTCCGGCTCAGAACTTGAACGTCTTCAATACCAGGCGAGCAAGCTTCAAGAGCCAGAAATCACCTctaaatccaacttctcgaagacATGTTTCATCGGCATCTTCGACTGAGTTAACTCGGGAAACCCTTTCCAACCTCGAAAAGCTCCTTCAGAAATCAAACCAACCCGACCCGGAACGGGTCGTCAAAACTTCCACCAGCAACGGGTCGATCGAAACCAAAGGTAAGGGTTTACTCGAAGGGCTTAACCTGTCCCGGATTTGGCCTGAAATGAAAGCCGCCGAAGAGATGTCTCCCCGCCATTTAAATAGGCTTCAGAGGCTTTTATCCAAAACCATGGAGTATTCTCCGAGGAACAACCTCGGTTCTCGTTGGAGAGAGTACCACGGTTGCAATGATTGGTCCGGTTTGCTCGACCCTCTTGACGAGAATCTCCGGCGAGAAGTTGTTCGGTACGGTGAATTCGTTCAAGCTGCTTACCATGGTTTCCATTCGAACCCGGCCATGTCAACCGACGAGGCTCCTTTACCGAGGCACGTGGCGTTACCCGATAGGTCTTACAAGGTGACAAAGAGCCTCTACACAACCTCCTCCGTCGGGTTGCCGAAATGGGTCGACGACTTGGCTCCGGATCTCGGGTGGATGACCCAAAGGTCAAGTTGGATAGGGTATGTAGCGGTTTGCGATGATAAGAGGGAGATCCACCGCATGGGGAGGAGGGATATCGTGATTGCTTTACGTGGAACCGCTACGTGCATGGAATGGGCCGAAAATTTCCGAGCCCAACTGGATCAAATCCCCGAATCCGATGATCCGACCCAAAGGGTCGAACGCGGGTTCTTAAGCTTACATAAAACACGCGGCGCTCACGTGCCTAGCTTGGCTGAATTAGTGGTCGAAGAAGTGCAAAGGTTGATCGAAATGTACAAAGGAGAACCCCTTAGCATTACAATCACAGGGCACAGCCTTGGCGCGGCGCTATCTCTTTTAGTTGCCGACGAAATAAGCTCGTGTGCCCCTCATGTGCCGCCGGTTGCCGTGTTCTCTTTTGGAGGACCTCGAGTAGGTAATAAAGGTTTTGTCGAAcgattaaataagaaaaatgttAAAGTATTGAGAATCGTTAACAATCAAGATTTGATCACTAAAGTTCCAGGTGTCTTCATCGGTGAAAAAgctcaacaacaacaacaagatAACCCATGGACATACTCTCACGTCGGAACAGAATTACGGGTTGATACTAAAATGTCACCTTATTTAAAATCGAACGTGGACATAGCATGTTGTCATGATCTGGAAGCTTACTTACATTTGGTGGACGGATACTTATCATCAAAGTGTCCATTTAGGTCGAATGCTAAACGAAGTTTAGCGAAACTACTTCATGATCAAGGATCAAACGTGAAACAATTGTATACACACAAGGCATTGAGTTTAAACCTTGAAAGGGATAGGTTTAGCTTCCCTATGCCTAGTTGTTTGCCTAGTCCATCTCAATAA
- the LOC107912208 gene encoding phosphatidylglycerophosphate phosphatase PTPMT1: protein MHIEELKVGEGAERAGEEENKSYYGSNEVLGIERSVEEWDAKRVLVGAGARALFYPTLFYNVVRNKIQPEFRWWDRVDEFILLGAVPFPTDVPRLKENGVRGVITLNEPYETLVPTSLYHNYGINHLVIPTRDYYFAPSLTSICQAIDFIHRNVSLGQTTYVHCKAGRGRSTTIVLCYLVYYKQMTPVTAYDYVKLIRPRVRLAASQWQAVEEFYYLKMRKAGFHSYMMDLILRTSDLSPARDLVTFDDGSVVVVTEADLDGYDQSLESGAVGSTIWADLSMVYRVRVVGQAALARISCLWITCQAHQKISAKKLATESSCLGSTISVDIHVY from the exons ATGCATATTGAGGAATTGAAGGTAGGGGAAGGGGCGGAAAGAGctggagaagaagaaaataagagTTATTATGGAAGTAATGAGGTCTTGGGTATTGAAAGAAGCGTTGAGGAATGGGATGCGAAAAGGGTATTGGTAGGTGCGGGGGCTCGTGCACTGTTTTACCCGACCTTGTTTTACAATGTTGTTAGGAACAAGATTCAGCCTGAGTTCCGGTGGTGGGATAGAGTTGATGAG ttTATACTGTTAGGTGCTGTTCCATTTCCTACTGATGTTCCAAGGCTAAAGGAGAATGGTGTTCGTGGAGTAATCACACTAAACGAGCCTTACGAAACTCTGGTTCCTACATCTCTTTATCAT AATTATGGCATTAACCATTTGGTGATCCCTACAAGAGACTACTACTTTGCACCATCTTTGACATCGATATGCCAAGCAATTGATTTCATTCATA GAAATGTGTCACTTGGGCAAACTACATATGTCCACTGTAAAGCTGGTCGTGGCCGCAGCACAACCATTGTATTGTGTTACCTG GTATATTATAAGCAGATGACACCTGTTACTGCATATGATTATGTGAAGTTGATCAGGCCAAGGGTGCGTTTAGCTGCTTCCCAATGGCAG GCTGTTGAAGAGTTCTACTATCTTAAAATGAGGAAGGCTGGCTTCCACAGCTACATGATGGATTTAATTTTAAGAACTTCAGACTTGTCACCTGCACGAGACCTTGTGACTTTTGATGATGGTTCGGTAGTGGTGGTAACAGAAGCTGATCTTGACGGATACGACCAGAGTCTTGAATCAGGTGCCGTGGGAAGTACAATATGGGCAGATCTTAGCATGGTTTATCGAGTTAGAGTTGTCGGTCAGGCAGCACTAGCAAGAATCTCGTGCTTGTGGATAACCTGCCAAGCACATCAAAAGATATCAGCAAAGAAACTCGCTACAGAAAGCAGCTGCCTTGGAAGTACCATCAGTGTGGACATCCATGTCTACTGA